Below is a window of Alkalidesulfovibrio alkalitolerans DSM 16529 DNA.
TTCCGACAAGACGCTTTATTGCGGCGTGACCAAGGATCTCGACCGGCGGCTGGCCGAGCACAACGGCCTGTCTCCCGGCGGGGCGCGCTATACCTTCTCCCGCAGGCCGGTGCGGCTGCTCGCGGCCGCGTGCTGTCGCGACAGGTCGAGCGCCTGCGCGCTGGAGGCGCGCATCAAGCGGCTGCCGCGATCAAGGAAGCT
It encodes the following:
- a CDS encoding GIY-YIG nuclease family protein; the protein is MAWHVYLLECSDKTLYCGVTKDLDRRLAEHNGLSPGGARYTFSRRPVRLLAAACCRDRSSACALEARIKRLPRSRKLVAMREACQSFER